In one Pseudomonas sp. MM211 genomic region, the following are encoded:
- the argE gene encoding acetylornithine deacetylase has translation MSFTLKDRFAALIAAPSVSCTQPALDQSNLQVIDLLANWLSDLGFTCEKQQVEPGKFNLLATYGSGPGGLVLAGHSDTVPFDEALWQSDPLKLTDTGDRWVGLGVCDMKGFFALIIEAVQSLLDQPFKQPLIILATCDEESSMSGARALAEAGRPLGRAAVIGEPTGLKPIRLHKGVMMERIDILGQSGHSSNPALGHSALDAMHDVMGELMQLRRQWQQEYRNPQFSVPQPTLNFGCIHGGDNPNRICGQCSLEFDLRPLPGMQPEALRAAIRQKLQPLAERHEVSIDFAPLFPSVPPFEQVADAELVRLAERLTGHTAAAVAFGTEAPYFQQLGCETLVLGPGDIDCAHQPGEYLDVDRLQPTVKLLQQLIRHYCL, from the coding sequence ATGTCATTTACCCTCAAGGATCGTTTCGCGGCGCTGATTGCCGCGCCATCGGTCAGTTGCACGCAGCCTGCGCTGGATCAATCGAACCTTCAGGTCATCGATCTGCTGGCCAACTGGCTGAGCGACCTGGGTTTCACCTGCGAGAAGCAGCAGGTCGAGCCGGGCAAATTCAATCTGCTCGCCACCTACGGCAGCGGCCCCGGCGGCCTGGTGCTGGCCGGGCACAGCGACACCGTTCCCTTCGACGAAGCCCTGTGGCAAAGCGATCCGCTCAAGCTCACCGATACCGGTGATCGCTGGGTAGGCCTGGGCGTGTGCGACATGAAGGGTTTCTTCGCGCTGATCATCGAGGCCGTTCAGAGCCTGCTCGACCAGCCGTTCAAACAGCCGCTGATCATCCTTGCCACCTGTGATGAAGAGAGCTCGATGTCGGGCGCACGGGCCCTGGCCGAAGCCGGGCGGCCGCTCGGGCGTGCTGCGGTGATCGGTGAGCCGACCGGGCTCAAGCCGATCCGCCTGCACAAGGGCGTGATGATGGAGCGCATCGACATCCTCGGGCAAAGCGGACATTCCTCCAATCCGGCGCTGGGGCATAGCGCGCTGGATGCCATGCACGACGTCATGGGTGAGCTGATGCAACTGCGCCGCCAATGGCAGCAGGAGTATCGCAACCCGCAATTCAGCGTGCCGCAGCCGACCCTCAACTTCGGTTGCATCCATGGTGGCGACAACCCCAATCGGATTTGCGGGCAGTGCTCTCTGGAGTTCGACCTGCGCCCGTTGCCCGGTATGCAGCCGGAAGCCTTGCGCGCAGCAATCCGTCAGAAGCTGCAGCCCCTGGCTGAGCGCCACGAAGTGAGCATCGACTTCGCCCCGCTGTTTCCCAGCGTGCCGCCGTTCGAACAGGTCGCCGATGCCGAGCTGGTGCGCCTTGCCGAGCGTCTGACCGGGCATACTGCAGCTGCGGTTGCCTTCGGTACCGAAGCGCCGTATTTCCAGCAGCTTGGCTGCGAGACGCTGGTGCTTGGCCCTGGCGATATCGACTGCGCCCACCAGCCGGGTGAGTACCTGGATGTTGACCGCCTGCAACCTACGGTCAAGCTGCTGCAACAGCTGATCCGTCACTATTGTCTGTAA
- the argA gene encoding amino-acid N-acetyltransferase gives MHDYVNWLRHASPYINAHRDCTFVVMLPGEGVAHPNFGNIVHDLVLLHSLGVRLVLVHGSRPQIEARLSNRGLTPVYHRDLRVTDSPTLECVIDAVGQLRIAIEARLSMDIAASPMQGSRLRVSSGNYVTARPIGVLDGVDYHHTGEVRRIDRKGINRQLDERNIVLLSPLGYSPTGEIFNLACEDVAMRAAIDLAADKLILFSSQQGLLDDDGKLIRELRPQQVPAHVSRLGSDYQGELLDAAAQACRSGVKRSHIVSYTGDGSLLTELFTRDGGGTLVDPEQFESLREANIGDVGGLIELISPLEEQGILVRRSREVLEREIGQFSIVERDGMIIACAALYPIADSTCGELACLAVNPEYRHGGRGDELLERIEERAKAKGINTLFVLTTRTAHWFRERGFEPSSVERMPAARASLYNFQRNSKIFEKAL, from the coding sequence ATGCACGACTACGTCAACTGGCTTCGCCACGCTTCGCCCTACATCAATGCCCACCGGGACTGCACCTTCGTGGTCATGCTGCCCGGCGAAGGGGTGGCCCACCCTAATTTCGGCAATATCGTCCACGACCTGGTGTTGTTGCACAGCCTGGGCGTGCGATTGGTACTGGTGCATGGCTCGCGCCCGCAGATCGAGGCACGCCTGAGCAATCGCGGGCTGACCCCGGTTTACCACCGCGACCTGCGGGTGACCGACAGCCCGACGCTGGAGTGCGTGATCGATGCGGTCGGCCAGTTGCGCATTGCCATCGAGGCGCGCCTGTCCATGGACATCGCCGCATCGCCGATGCAGGGCTCGCGCCTGCGAGTGAGCAGCGGTAACTACGTCACCGCGCGGCCCATCGGCGTGCTGGATGGCGTCGACTATCACCATACCGGCGAGGTGCGGCGGATCGACCGCAAGGGCATCAATCGCCAGCTCGATGAGCGCAATATCGTGCTGTTGTCGCCGCTGGGGTATTCACCCACCGGCGAAATATTCAACCTGGCCTGCGAGGACGTGGCCATGCGCGCGGCCATCGATTTGGCTGCCGACAAGCTGATCCTGTTCAGCAGCCAACAGGGCCTGCTCGACGACGACGGCAAGCTGATCCGCGAACTACGTCCGCAACAGGTTCCTGCCCATGTTTCGCGCCTGGGCAGCGACTATCAGGGTGAGCTGCTGGATGCCGCAGCCCAGGCCTGCCGCAGCGGCGTCAAGCGCAGCCATATCGTTAGCTACACTGGCGACGGCTCGCTGCTGACCGAGCTGTTCACTCGCGATGGCGGCGGCACCCTGGTCGACCCCGAGCAGTTCGAATCGCTGCGTGAGGCGAACATCGGTGACGTCGGTGGCCTGATCGAGCTGATCAGTCCGCTGGAAGAGCAGGGCATTCTGGTGCGTCGCTCCCGGGAAGTGCTCGAGCGCGAGATCGGCCAGTTCAGCATCGTCGAGCGCGACGGCATGATCATCGCCTGCGCCGCGCTCTACCCGATTGCGGACTCGACCTGTGGTGAACTGGCCTGCCTGGCGGTCAATCCCGAATACCGCCACGGCGGCCGCGGCGACGAACTGCTCGAACGCATCGAAGAACGCGCCAAGGCCAAGGGCATCAACACCCTGTTCGTGCTCACTACCCGCACGGCGCACTGGTTCCGCGAGCGCGGTTTCGAGCCAAGCAGCGTCGAGCGCATGCCCGCGGCGCGGGCTTCGCTGTACAACTTCCAGCGTAATTCGAAGATATTCGAGAAGGCGCTTTAG
- the rmf gene encoding ribosome modulation factor has protein sequence MTHREKDQHWSLESLTKAYQQGYMAGLAGHSSQTQPFDDSVPAAAWEAGWVDGEGQRRLSAEKINRAAPNPSVTKKRA, from the coding sequence ATGACCCACCGCGAAAAAGATCAGCACTGGAGCCTGGAGAGCCTTACCAAGGCTTACCAACAAGGCTACATGGCTGGTCTGGCAGGCCACTCGTCACAGACGCAGCCCTTCGATGACAGCGTCCCCGCTGCCGCCTGGGAAGCAGGCTGGGTCGACGGAGAAGGCCAGCGCCGACTCAGTGCAGAGAAGATCAACCGCGCCGCGCCCAATCCTTCCGTCACCAAAAAGCGCGCCTGA
- the gshA gene encoding glutamate--cysteine ligase yields the protein MSDLFSRRLALLGEHANLSLLSQCLHGIERECLRVDGEGELALSGHPVALGAALTNAQITTDYSESLLEFITSTAVDPSDTLDELDRIHRFVYSKLDGEYLWSPSMPGPLPDEETIPIARYGHSHIGQLKYVYRKGLALRYGKTMQCIAGIHYNFSLPEQLWAVLQQAEGDTRSARDYQSSRYIALIRNFRRYSWLLMYLFGASPALDKNFMRGRAHQLQELDADTLYLPYATSLRMSDLGYQSEAQAGLTPCYNDLTSYTDSLRQAVGTPYPPYVNIGTKKDGDWLQLNTNILQIENEYYSNIRPKRVTYSGERPIQALVARGVQYVEARCLDINPFLPMGIDLAESRFLDAFLLFCALQDSPQLSNGECGSCSDNFLKVVKEGRRPGLHLHRQGGPVVLQSWAHELLDGIEAITRLLDSSQGGEAHASALQAQRAKIDDASLTPSAQVLAELQKGESFSAFSLRQSKRHAEHFRGQPLSAEQQAEFEQAAQRSLQEQADLEVHEDGDFDSFAAAYQASILALAV from the coding sequence TTGAGCGACCTGTTCTCCCGCCGTCTGGCACTGCTCGGTGAGCACGCCAATCTTTCCCTGCTTTCCCAGTGCCTGCATGGCATCGAACGCGAGTGCCTGCGCGTCGATGGCGAAGGCGAGCTGGCGCTGAGCGGGCATCCGGTCGCCCTCGGCGCGGCGCTCACCAACGCGCAGATCACCACGGATTACTCCGAGTCGCTGCTCGAGTTCATCACCTCGACCGCAGTCGATCCGAGCGACACGCTGGACGAACTCGATCGCATCCACCGCTTCGTCTACAGCAAGCTCGACGGCGAGTATCTGTGGAGCCCGTCGATGCCCGGCCCGTTGCCGGACGAAGAGACCATTCCGATCGCCCGCTATGGCCACTCCCATATCGGCCAGCTCAAGTACGTTTACCGCAAAGGCCTGGCGCTGCGTTACGGCAAGACCATGCAGTGCATCGCCGGCATTCACTACAACTTCTCCCTACCGGAGCAGCTGTGGGCCGTACTGCAGCAGGCCGAGGGCGACACGCGCAGCGCACGCGACTATCAGTCGTCGCGCTACATTGCGCTGATCCGTAACTTCCGCCGCTACAGCTGGCTGCTGATGTACCTGTTCGGTGCGTCCCCGGCACTGGACAAGAACTTCATGCGCGGCCGCGCCCACCAGCTGCAGGAGCTCGACGCCGACACCCTGTATCTGCCCTACGCCACCAGCCTGCGCATGAGCGACCTGGGTTACCAGAGCGAAGCCCAGGCCGGGCTGACGCCCTGCTACAACGACCTGACCAGCTACACCGACAGCCTGCGCCAGGCAGTCGGCACGCCCTACCCGCCCTACGTCAACATCGGCACCAAGAAGGACGGCGATTGGCTGCAGCTCAACACCAACATTCTGCAGATCGAAAACGAGTACTACTCCAACATCCGCCCGAAGCGCGTGACCTACAGCGGTGAGCGGCCGATCCAGGCGTTGGTGGCCCGTGGCGTACAGTACGTGGAAGCCCGCTGCCTGGACATCAACCCGTTCCTGCCAATGGGCATCGACCTTGCCGAATCGCGATTCCTCGACGCCTTCCTGCTGTTCTGCGCACTGCAGGACAGCCCGCAGTTGAGCAATGGCGAGTGCGGCAGCTGTTCCGACAACTTCCTCAAAGTGGTCAAGGAAGGTCGTCGCCCCGGCTTGCACCTGCATCGCCAGGGCGGGCCGGTAGTGCTGCAGAGCTGGGCTCATGAGCTGCTCGACGGTATTGAAGCGATCACCCGGTTGCTCGACAGCAGCCAGGGTGGCGAAGCCCATGCCAGCGCCCTGCAGGCACAGCGTGCGAAAATCGATGACGCCAGCCTGACGCCATCGGCTCAGGTGCTGGCAGAACTGCAGAAGGGTGAGAGCTTTTCGGCCTTCTCCCTGCGCCAGAGCAAGCGCCATGCCGAGCATTTCCGCGGGCAACCGCTGAGTGCCGAGCAACAGGCCGAATTCGAGCAGGCTGCACAGCGTTCCCTGCAGGAGCAGGCTGACCTGGAGGTGCATGAGGATGGTGACTTCGACAGCTTCGCCGCGGCCTATCAGGCCAGCATTCTGGCGTTGGCGGTCTGA
- a CDS encoding PaaI family thioesterase has translation MSEPVEEIGKSSAFGRLLGLKIVKAEAGEAVIKLSMHDGLRNLHGKLHGGALFSLIDSAMGQASHSLSDGEPSSVTLECKVNYIRGVTEGELSCRAWVVHAGRRTQVIEAEVHQHDKLVAKAQATFACL, from the coding sequence ATGAGCGAGCCTGTAGAAGAGATCGGCAAAAGCAGCGCCTTCGGGCGCCTGCTTGGCTTGAAGATCGTCAAAGCCGAAGCCGGCGAAGCAGTGATCAAGCTGAGCATGCACGATGGCCTGCGCAACCTGCACGGCAAGCTGCACGGCGGTGCGCTATTCTCGCTGATCGACAGCGCCATGGGCCAGGCCAGCCACAGCCTCAGTGACGGCGAGCCGAGCAGCGTCACCCTGGAGTGCAAGGTCAACTACATTCGCGGGGTTACCGAGGGTGAACTGAGCTGCCGCGCCTGGGTGGTACACGCCGGGCGTCGCACCCAAGTGATCGAGGCCGAAGTGCATCAGCACGACAAACTGGTCGCCAAGGCGCAGGCCACCTTCGCCTGCCTCTAA
- a CDS encoding Tex family protein, whose protein sequence is MLSINNRIAEELGVRPQQVAAAVELLDEGSTVPFIARYRKEVTGSLDDTQLRNLEERLRYLRELDDRRASILASIEEQGKLTPELTREINLADTKTRLEDLYLPYKQKRRTKGQIALEAGLGELADALFNDQNLTPETEAVRFIDAEKGFADTKAVLEGAKYILMERFAEDASLLSNLRGFLKDNATLSARVVAGKEAEGAKFRDYFEHDEKLKSAPSHRALAIFRGRNEGILSASLKVGDELPGTLHPCEGMIAERFGISNQGRAADKWLGEVVRWTWKVKLYTHLETDLLGELREGAEHEAISVFARNLHDLLLAAPAGPRATLGLDPGLRTGCKVAVVDATGKVLDTATVYPHVPRNDWDGTLNVLAKLCAKHGVDLIAIGNGTASRETDKLAIELIKKYPGLKMTKIMVSEAGASVYSASELAAKEFPDLDVSLRGAVSIARRLQDPLAELVKIDPKSIGVGQYQHDVSQLKLARSLDAVVEDCVNAVGVDVNTASSALLARISGLNATLAQNIVSHRDAHGAFKTRDALKKVPRLGDKTFEQAAGFLRVMNGDNPLDASAVHPETYPLVQRIAVDTGRDIRSLIGDGGFLKRLDAKKFTDETFGLVTVGDILSELEKPGRDPRPEFKTAEFQEGVETLKDLELGMILEGVVTNVTNFGAFVDIGVHQDGLVHISALSEKFIKDPHEAVKAGDVVKVKVMEVDIPRNRIALSMRMGDTPGEKVEGPRGGARQGGGKGGQTPRAERHSGQEKPAPANAAMASLFANAKQLRK, encoded by the coding sequence ATGCTCAGCATCAATAATCGTATCGCCGAAGAACTGGGCGTACGCCCGCAACAAGTCGCCGCCGCTGTCGAACTGCTCGACGAAGGTTCCACCGTGCCGTTCATCGCACGCTACCGCAAGGAAGTCACCGGCAGCCTCGACGATACCCAGCTGCGTAATCTGGAAGAGCGACTGCGCTACCTGCGCGAACTCGACGATCGCCGCGCCAGCATCCTCGCCAGCATCGAGGAACAGGGCAAGCTGACCCCGGAGCTGACCCGCGAAATCAATCTCGCCGATACCAAGACCCGCCTCGAAGACCTTTATCTGCCCTACAAGCAGAAGCGCCGCACCAAGGGCCAGATCGCCCTGGAAGCGGGCCTTGGCGAGTTGGCCGATGCGCTATTCAATGACCAGAACCTGACCCCGGAAACCGAGGCAGTGCGCTTCATCGATGCGGAGAAGGGCTTCGCCGACACCAAAGCTGTGCTCGAAGGCGCCAAGTACATTCTCATGGAACGCTTTGCCGAAGACGCCAGCCTGCTCAGCAACCTGCGCGGCTTCCTCAAGGACAACGCCACCCTCAGCGCTCGCGTTGTTGCCGGCAAGGAGGCGGAAGGTGCCAAGTTCCGCGACTACTTCGAGCATGACGAGAAACTCAAGAGCGCACCCTCGCACCGCGCGCTGGCCATTTTCCGCGGCCGCAATGAAGGCATCCTCAGCGCCAGCCTCAAGGTCGGCGACGAATTACCCGGCACCTTGCACCCCTGCGAGGGCATGATCGCCGAGCGCTTTGGCATCTCCAACCAGGGCCGTGCCGCCGACAAATGGCTGGGCGAAGTGGTGCGCTGGACCTGGAAGGTCAAACTCTACACCCACCTGGAAACCGACCTGCTGGGCGAGCTACGAGAAGGCGCCGAGCACGAAGCCATCAGTGTTTTCGCCCGTAACCTGCATGACCTGCTGCTGGCCGCACCGGCCGGCCCGCGCGCAACCTTGGGCCTCGACCCGGGCCTGCGCACCGGCTGCAAGGTTGCCGTGGTCGACGCCACCGGCAAGGTACTGGATACCGCGACCGTCTACCCCCACGTGCCGCGCAACGACTGGGACGGCACCCTCAACGTGCTGGCCAAACTGTGCGCCAAGCATGGCGTCGATCTGATCGCCATCGGCAACGGCACCGCCAGCCGCGAGACCGACAAACTGGCCATCGAACTGATCAAGAAATACCCAGGCCTGAAGATGACCAAGATCATGGTCAGCGAAGCCGGCGCTTCGGTGTATTCGGCTTCGGAACTGGCCGCGAAGGAATTCCCGGATCTCGACGTGTCCCTGCGTGGCGCCGTGTCCATCGCCCGTCGCCTGCAGGATCCGCTGGCCGAGCTGGTGAAGATCGACCCGAAATCCATTGGCGTGGGCCAATACCAGCACGACGTTTCCCAGTTGAAACTGGCGCGCAGCCTGGACGCCGTGGTCGAGGACTGCGTGAACGCCGTTGGCGTGGACGTGAACACTGCCTCCAGCGCCCTGCTCGCGCGCATCTCCGGCCTCAATGCCACGCTGGCGCAGAACATCGTTTCTCACCGCGATGCCCACGGCGCGTTCAAGACCCGCGACGCGCTGAAGAAAGTCCCGCGCCTCGGTGACAAAACCTTCGAACAGGCCGCCGGCTTCCTGCGCGTAATGAACGGCGACAACCCGCTGGACGCCTCGGCAGTGCACCCGGAAACCTACCCGCTGGTGCAACGCATTGCCGTCGACACCGGCCGCGACATCCGCTCGCTGATTGGCGATGGAGGGTTTCTCAAGCGCCTGGATGCGAAGAAATTCACCGACGAGACGTTCGGTCTGGTGACGGTCGGCGATATCCTCAGCGAGCTGGAAAAACCCGGCCGCGACCCGCGTCCCGAGTTCAAGACCGCCGAGTTCCAGGAAGGCGTGGAAACCCTCAAGGATCTCGAGCTGGGCATGATCCTCGAGGGCGTGGTGACCAACGTGACCAACTTCGGCGCCTTCGTCGATATCGGCGTCCACCAGGACGGCCTTGTACATATTTCGGCGCTGTCCGAGAAGTTCATCAAAGACCCGCACGAGGCGGTCAAGGCCGGTGACGTGGTCAAGGTCAAGGTCATGGAAGTGGACATCCCACGCAACCGCATCGCCCTGTCGATGCGCATGGGTGATACACCCGGCGAGAAGGTGGAAGGGCCGCGCGGCGGTGCCCGTCAGGGAGGCGGCAAAGGTGGCCAAACGCCGCGCGCGGAGCGTCACTCAGGGCAGGAAAAACCGGCCCCAGCCAACGCCGCAATGGCCTCGCTATTCGCCAACGCCAAGCAGTTGAGGAAGTAA
- the ompR gene encoding osmolarity response regulator transcription factor OmpR, whose product MSSTAAQPVEGEKILIVDDDARLRRLLERFFDEQGYRVRAVENVEQMDRLLSRELFNLVVLDLMLPGEDGLSACRRLRASNNQVPIIMLTAKGDESSRIQGLELGADDYLAKPFNPRELLARIKAVLRRQAPVVPGAPGAEDESVTFGDYELSLATRELKKGEEVHMLTTGEFAVLKALVQHAREPLTRDKLMNLARGREWDALERSIDVQISRLRRLIEPDPSKPRYIQTVWGVGYVFVPDGNK is encoded by the coding sequence ATGAGCAGCACTGCAGCACAACCGGTCGAAGGTGAGAAAATCCTGATTGTCGATGACGATGCCCGTCTGCGGCGTCTGCTCGAGCGTTTTTTCGACGAGCAAGGTTATCGCGTACGTGCGGTAGAAAACGTCGAACAGATGGATCGTCTGCTGTCGCGCGAACTGTTCAATCTGGTGGTACTCGACCTGATGCTACCCGGCGAAGATGGCCTGAGTGCCTGCCGTCGCCTACGCGCCTCGAACAATCAGGTTCCGATCATCATGCTCACTGCCAAGGGCGACGAGAGCAGCCGTATCCAGGGCCTGGAGCTGGGCGCAGATGATTATCTGGCCAAGCCGTTCAACCCGCGTGAATTGTTGGCGCGAATCAAGGCTGTACTGCGTCGCCAGGCACCGGTGGTGCCGGGTGCGCCAGGCGCCGAGGATGAGAGCGTTACCTTTGGCGATTACGAGTTGTCCCTGGCAACCCGCGAGCTGAAAAAGGGTGAAGAAGTGCACATGCTCACCACCGGTGAGTTCGCCGTGCTCAAGGCGTTGGTACAACACGCCCGCGAGCCGCTGACCCGCGACAAGCTGATGAACCTGGCTCGTGGTCGCGAGTGGGATGCGCTGGAGCGCTCCATCGACGTGCAGATTTCCCGTCTACGTCGGTTGATTGAGCCGGATCCTTCCAAGCCGCGCTACATCCAGACCGTCTGGGGCGTGGGCTACGTGTTTGTGCCGGACGGCAACAAGTAA
- a CDS encoding ATP-binding protein: MKAPLWFPQSFFSRTLWLVLIVVLFSKALTLVYLMMNEDVLVDRQYSHGAALTLRAYWAADPEDRANIAEAAGLKRVPRTEVPASEEHWPYSEIFQRQMQSELGPDTETRVRAKSPPALWVHAPTLGNDWLRVPLYPHPLRGQRIWSVLGWFLGIGLLSTAAAWIFVRQLSAPLKRLVFAARQFGQGRSVRLPVSDTPSEMAEVYRAFNQMAEDVEQAGRERELMLAGVSHDLRTPLTRLRLSLEFLDHDSELTDDMVRDIEDMDAILDQFLAFIRDGRDEPVEELNLPELIREVVAPYNQKQEQVSLFLESVPAFPLRRVSIKRLIVNLIENALRYGGSAVEIVLSVADDHSAPYVVLSVLDRGTGIDPSELGNIVNPFIRGDRARGGQGAGLGLAIVKRIASLHGGSVELRNRTGGGLEARICLPLGLVLPRDAA, from the coding sequence ATGAAAGCCCCGCTGTGGTTCCCGCAAAGCTTCTTCTCGCGCACCCTCTGGTTGGTGCTGATCGTCGTGCTGTTTTCCAAAGCGCTGACCCTGGTTTATCTGATGATGAACGAGGATGTGCTGGTCGACCGTCAGTACAGCCACGGTGCAGCGTTGACGCTGCGCGCTTACTGGGCAGCTGACCCGGAGGATCGGGCCAACATTGCCGAGGCCGCCGGCCTCAAGCGGGTGCCGCGTACCGAGGTGCCGGCCAGCGAGGAGCACTGGCCCTACAGCGAAATCTTCCAGCGGCAGATGCAGTCCGAACTCGGGCCGGATACCGAAACCCGGGTGCGCGCCAAGAGCCCGCCGGCCTTATGGGTGCATGCACCGACCCTGGGCAATGACTGGCTGCGGGTGCCGCTCTATCCCCATCCACTGCGCGGCCAGCGTATCTGGAGCGTGTTGGGCTGGTTCCTCGGTATCGGTCTGCTATCCACCGCTGCCGCCTGGATTTTCGTCCGCCAGCTCAGCGCGCCGCTCAAGCGCCTGGTATTCGCCGCCCGCCAGTTCGGCCAGGGGCGCAGCGTGCGGCTGCCGGTCAGTGACACGCCGAGCGAAATGGCTGAGGTGTATCGCGCCTTCAACCAGATGGCCGAGGATGTCGAACAGGCGGGTCGCGAGCGCGAGCTGATGCTGGCCGGTGTTTCCCATGACCTGCGTACGCCGTTAACGCGTCTGCGCCTGTCGTTGGAGTTTCTCGATCACGACTCCGAGCTGACTGACGACATGGTGCGCGATATCGAGGATATGGACGCCATCCTCGATCAGTTCCTGGCATTCATCCGCGATGGGCGTGACGAGCCGGTGGAAGAGTTGAATCTGCCCGAGCTGATCCGCGAAGTGGTCGCGCCCTACAACCAGAAACAGGAGCAGGTGAGTCTATTTCTGGAGTCGGTACCGGCATTCCCGCTGCGCCGCGTGTCGATCAAGCGGTTGATCGTCAACCTGATCGAAAACGCCCTGCGCTATGGTGGCAGTGCCGTGGAAATCGTTCTCTCTGTGGCCGATGACCACAGTGCACCCTACGTTGTGCTCAGTGTGCTGGATCGCGGTACTGGTATCGATCCGAGCGAGCTTGGCAACATCGTCAACCCGTTCATTCGCGGTGACCGTGCGCGCGGTGGACAGGGCGCAGGACTTGGTCTGGCGATCGTCAAACGCATCGCTTCGCTGCATGGTGGCAGTGTCGAGTTGCGTAATCGTACGGGTGGTGGTCTGGAGGCGCGTATCTGCTTACCGTTAGGATTGGTGTTGCCGCGCGACGCGGCGTGA